One stretch of Bradyrhizobium canariense DNA includes these proteins:
- a CDS encoding xanthine dehydrogenase family protein molybdopterin-binding subunit → MTMAPASPEGLSVLDRSNSYIGKVVPRPNLERLLQGRGLYVSDMELPRMAHVVYLRSPHAHAQIIGIDAEAAKRVPGVIAIVTGKELSAVITPWVGVLSHMKGLKSAPQHAIAIDHVCWQGEAVAAIVATSRAVAEDAAEAVLVEYRELEAVTDMRTALDPETPVIHASLGDNLAFERNLDAGAVDQAFADSDEVVEANFIFGRHTGVTLEPRAVVADWNVAEARLTIYQGTQAPHMVQNIAALHLGLQDSQVRVVCKDVGGSFGIKVHVYADEMATYALSKLLRRPIKYVADRVESFNTDIHARDHRCKGRIGVKRDGTITVFEIDDLTGIGPYSMYPRTSAIEANQIVNLVGGPYVTKNYRARARVVFQNKNVMCQYRGVGHPVACSVTEGLVDLAALKIGMDPVEIRRRNLVPDDAYPCASAAGLKFELLSHHAAMNKLMAMMKYDALRAEQAALRKKNIHRGIGIASFIEITNPSAAFYGVGGARISSQDGVAVRMDATGSVICQTSITEQGQGSESLTAQIVGSVLGVSMERVRVILGDTDNTPYGGGTWASRGAGIGGEAALQAAKVLRSNILDVAAAILQSSPSELDIVNNAVVNASDGVQRIELNELARIVYFRPDTLPPGLQPELIATRHFVPREYPFAFTNGVQASWLEVDTDTGFVKLLRHWVVEDCGTIINPQLVDEQIRGGVVQGLGAALFEKCIYDERGQLTNANMADYLVPMSGEMPDIDVGHVVSPTAETELGAKGAGEAGTAGAAAAVANAVNDALKPFGAIITEIPLTPQVILTALGRI, encoded by the coding sequence ATGACCATGGCACCCGCAAGCCCTGAGGGTCTCTCGGTGCTGGACCGGTCGAATTCCTATATCGGCAAGGTGGTGCCGCGGCCCAACCTTGAGCGGCTGCTGCAGGGACGCGGGCTTTATGTCAGCGACATGGAGCTGCCGCGGATGGCGCATGTGGTGTACCTGCGCTCGCCCCATGCGCACGCCCAAATAATTGGAATCGACGCCGAGGCGGCAAAGCGCGTCCCGGGTGTCATCGCCATCGTGACCGGCAAGGAATTGTCCGCGGTCATCACGCCGTGGGTCGGCGTGCTCTCGCATATGAAGGGCCTCAAATCCGCGCCGCAGCATGCGATCGCGATCGACCATGTGTGCTGGCAGGGCGAGGCCGTCGCGGCGATTGTCGCGACCAGCCGTGCTGTGGCCGAGGACGCGGCGGAAGCCGTCCTGGTTGAATACAGGGAATTGGAGGCGGTGACGGACATGCGCACCGCGCTCGATCCGGAAACCCCGGTCATTCACGCCTCGCTCGGTGACAACCTCGCTTTCGAACGGAACCTTGATGCCGGTGCGGTCGATCAGGCGTTTGCCGATTCCGATGAGGTCGTGGAAGCGAACTTTATCTTCGGGCGGCATACCGGCGTGACGCTGGAGCCGCGCGCCGTGGTGGCCGACTGGAACGTCGCCGAGGCGCGGCTGACGATCTATCAGGGCACGCAGGCGCCGCACATGGTGCAGAACATCGCAGCGCTGCACTTAGGTCTGCAGGACTCGCAGGTTCGCGTGGTCTGCAAGGATGTCGGAGGCTCGTTCGGCATCAAGGTCCACGTCTACGCTGACGAGATGGCGACCTATGCGCTGTCAAAATTATTGCGCCGGCCGATCAAATATGTCGCTGATCGGGTCGAAAGCTTCAACACGGATATTCATGCCCGCGATCATCGCTGCAAGGGGCGGATCGGGGTCAAGCGCGACGGCACGATCACGGTATTCGAGATCGATGATCTTACCGGCATCGGTCCCTATTCGATGTATCCGCGCACCAGCGCCATCGAAGCCAATCAGATCGTCAATCTGGTCGGTGGACCCTACGTCACCAAAAACTATCGCGCGCGGGCCCGCGTCGTCTTTCAGAACAAAAACGTCATGTGCCAGTATCGTGGCGTCGGCCATCCGGTGGCGTGCTCGGTGACGGAAGGGCTGGTCGATCTGGCGGCGTTGAAGATCGGCATGGACCCGGTCGAGATCCGCCGCCGTAATCTCGTTCCCGATGACGCCTATCCCTGCGCCTCGGCCGCGGGTCTGAAGTTCGAACTGTTGTCGCATCACGCCGCGATGAACAAGCTGATGGCGATGATGAAGTATGACGCGCTGCGCGCCGAGCAGGCGGCGCTGCGGAAGAAGAACATTCATCGCGGCATCGGCATCGCGAGCTTCATCGAGATCACCAATCCGAGCGCGGCGTTTTACGGCGTCGGCGGCGCCCGCATCTCGTCGCAGGATGGCGTCGCGGTGCGGATGGACGCGACCGGATCGGTGATCTGCCAGACCAGCATCACGGAGCAGGGGCAGGGCTCGGAATCGCTGACGGCGCAGATCGTCGGCAGCGTGCTCGGCGTCTCGATGGAACGTGTCCGCGTTATCCTGGGCGATACCGACAACACGCCCTATGGCGGCGGCACCTGGGCCTCGCGCGGCGCCGGGATTGGCGGAGAGGCAGCACTTCAGGCCGCGAAGGTTCTGCGCAGCAATATCCTCGATGTCGCGGCGGCTATCCTGCAGTCCTCGCCATCCGAACTCGACATCGTCAACAACGCGGTCGTGAACGCAAGCGACGGCGTGCAGCGCATCGAATTGAACGAACTGGCGCGGATCGTCTATTTCCGCCCGGACACGCTGCCGCCGGGCCTTCAGCCTGAATTGATCGCGACTCGGCATTTCGTGCCCCGTGAATATCCGTTTGCCTTCACCAATGGCGTTCAGGCGTCGTGGCTTGAGGTCGATACCGATACCGGCTTCGTCAAGCTGCTCCGGCACTGGGTGGTGGAGGATTGCGGGACCATCATCAATCCGCAACTGGTCGACGAGCAGATCAGGGGCGGTGTGGTGCAGGGCCTCGGTGCCGCGCTGTTCGAGAAATGCATCTACGACGAGCGCGGCCAGCTCACCAACGCCAATATGGCCGATTACCTGGTGCCGATGTCCGGTGAAATGCCCGACATCGACGTAGGCCATGTGGTGTCGCCGACTGCCGAGACCGAACTGGGCGCGAAGGGCGCGGGAGAGGCCGGCACGGCGGGGGCGGCGGCCGCGGTGGCAAATGCCGTGAATGATGCGTTGAAGCCGTTCGGCGCTATTATTACCGAGATTCCCTTGACGCCGCAGGTTATCCTGACCGCACTGGGACGAATTTGA
- a CDS encoding (2Fe-2S)-binding protein, whose product MTAQLLIPPVPISLKVNGEQVDAHVLPRLNLADFLREHLHLTGTHVGCEHGVCGACTVRVNGDIVRSCLMLAVQTHSASVETIEGLSDSGEIADLQAAFHNRNSLQCGFCTPGMLMAAQDLLKQRPEPDREQIREHLSGNYCRCTGYQAIVDAVEATARARMERTP is encoded by the coding sequence GTGACGGCCCAACTGCTCATCCCGCCTGTGCCGATCTCGCTCAAGGTCAACGGCGAGCAGGTCGATGCGCATGTGCTGCCGCGCCTTAACCTCGCGGACTTCCTGCGCGAGCATTTGCACCTGACCGGAACGCATGTCGGTTGCGAGCATGGCGTCTGCGGCGCCTGTACGGTGCGCGTGAACGGTGACATCGTTCGCTCCTGCCTGATGCTGGCGGTGCAGACGCACAGCGCATCCGTCGAAACCATCGAGGGCTTGTCCGATAGCGGCGAAATCGCAGATCTGCAGGCCGCCTTTCACAATCGCAATTCGCTGCAATGCGGATTCTGTACGCCGGGAATGCTGATGGCTGCGCAGGATCTGCTGAAGCAGCGACCCGAGCCGGATCGCGAGCAGATCCGCGAGCATCTTTCTGGAAATTATTGCCGCTGCACCGGCTATCAGGCCATTGTCGATGCGGTCGAGGCCACGGCGCGAGCGCGCATGGAGCGCACGCCATGA
- a CDS encoding FAD binding domain-containing protein, producing MKASAFSYARATSVGNALDLLVAHGEKAKVLSGGQSLMPAMNLRLISPELLVDIGELAELRGIELKGDVLSIGALTRHVDLLNSPEIAVHVPLLTQAIAHVAHPAIRNRGTLGGSLAHADPASELPACMVALNATIIVRGQDGERRVAAEDFFTGIYETALSAQELLVAVEVPVAREGSAHFFHEFARRHGDYAIVGVAAQAIVQGGVFSDLRVAFFAVSDRPILAAAAARLVNIPVTPAILSEASTALGEELDPQEDQQASAAMRRHLAKVLLVRCVSTLLDRTDLDGGPA from the coding sequence ATGAAAGCTTCGGCTTTCAGTTACGCGCGCGCAACCAGCGTTGGAAACGCCCTCGACTTGCTCGTCGCGCATGGCGAGAAGGCGAAGGTGCTGTCGGGCGGCCAAAGCCTGATGCCCGCGATGAATCTCCGTTTGATATCTCCGGAACTGCTCGTCGATATCGGCGAGCTCGCCGAGCTCAGGGGAATTGAGCTCAAGGGCGATGTGCTCAGCATTGGCGCGCTGACGCGTCATGTCGATCTGTTGAACTCGCCTGAAATCGCGGTGCATGTGCCGTTGCTGACGCAAGCGATTGCCCATGTCGCGCATCCCGCAATCCGCAACCGGGGCACACTTGGTGGCAGCCTCGCCCATGCCGATCCCGCATCGGAATTGCCGGCCTGCATGGTGGCGCTCAACGCCACCATCATCGTTCGCGGTCAGGACGGCGAGCGGCGCGTAGCGGCCGAAGATTTCTTCACCGGAATTTACGAGACGGCGCTGTCGGCGCAGGAATTGCTGGTTGCCGTCGAGGTACCGGTCGCGCGAGAGGGCTCGGCGCACTTCTTTCACGAATTTGCGCGGCGGCATGGCGACTACGCCATCGTCGGCGTTGCGGCGCAGGCGATTGTGCAGGGTGGGGTTTTTTCCGATCTTCGCGTTGCATTCTTTGCGGTCAGTGACCGGCCAATCCTGGCTGCGGCAGCAGCGAGATTGGTCAATATTCCGGTCACGCCTGCAATCCTCTCTGAGGCATCGACGGCGCTCGGCGAAGAGCTTGATCCCCAGGAGGATCAGCAGGCGTCCGCCGCGATGCGCCGGCATCTTGCAAAGGTGTTGCTGGTTCGCTGCGTGTCCACTCTGCTGGACCGCACTGACCTTGACGGAGGGCCGGCGTGA
- a CDS encoding LLM class flavin-dependent oxidoreductase — translation MKLGFFTMPIHPLDKDWRQSLKEDREAFVLADELGFTEAYVGEHITDKAENITSSIAFLAWVAAATRQIRLGTGTLNMPNTHPATVAASMAMLDHMLDGRLIFGISPGGLLSDAEMFGNLDANRNEMFLEAINQVLDIWAGEAPYNIKGKYWNISTQKTLIEDVGQGYVARPLQQPHPPIVVTAVAPFSKGVEEAAARGWDPISANFLMPAWVKSHWPRYVEGCKRGGRAAEPANWRVAKSVFVAKDAATAKAYATDPDGPYVYYYRSLLTKLKANGRIELFKTRRDQPDDEVTLEMICDKLIIHGTPDSVADQLLAFQDEVGTFGTLLYAGKDWKDPELGRQSMILMAEKVMPRVTAA, via the coding sequence ATGAAACTGGGTTTCTTCACGATGCCGATCCATCCGCTCGACAAGGATTGGCGGCAGTCCCTCAAGGAGGACCGTGAAGCTTTCGTGCTGGCCGACGAGCTGGGTTTCACCGAGGCCTATGTCGGGGAACACATTACCGACAAGGCCGAGAACATCACCTCCAGCATCGCGTTTCTGGCGTGGGTCGCTGCCGCCACCAGGCAGATCCGGCTCGGCACCGGTACCCTCAACATGCCGAACACCCATCCGGCCACGGTGGCCGCCTCGATGGCGATGCTCGATCACATGCTCGACGGACGCCTGATTTTCGGGATCAGCCCCGGCGGACTGCTGTCGGATGCGGAGATGTTCGGCAATCTCGACGCCAATCGCAACGAGATGTTTCTGGAAGCGATCAACCAGGTTCTGGATATCTGGGCTGGCGAGGCGCCCTACAACATCAAGGGAAAATACTGGAACATTTCGACGCAGAAGACCCTGATCGAAGATGTCGGCCAGGGATATGTGGCGCGGCCATTGCAGCAGCCGCATCCGCCCATCGTCGTGACCGCGGTCGCGCCATTTTCAAAAGGTGTCGAGGAAGCCGCCGCACGCGGCTGGGATCCGATTTCCGCGAACTTCCTGATGCCGGCCTGGGTGAAAAGCCATTGGCCCAGGTATGTCGAGGGCTGCAAGCGCGGCGGCCGCGCGGCCGAGCCTGCGAACTGGCGCGTCGCCAAGAGCGTTTTTGTCGCCAAGGACGCGGCGACGGCCAAGGCCTACGCCACCGACCCGGACGGGCCGTATGTTTACTATTACCGCTCGTTGTTGACCAAACTGAAAGCCAACGGCCGCATCGAACTGTTCAAGACGCGCCGCGACCAGCCTGACGACGAGGTGACGCTCGAAATGATCTGCGACAAGTTGATCATCCATGGAACCCCCGATAGCGTTGCCGATCAGTTGCTGGCTTTCCAGGACGAGGTCGGAACCTTCGGCACCCTGCTCTATGCCGGCAAGGACTGGAAGGACCCCGAGCTCGGACGCCAGTCGATGATCCTGATGGCAGAAAAAGTCATGCCGCGGGTCACCGCAGCTTAG
- a CDS encoding polysaccharide deacetylase family protein — protein MAFTDRIPYLAQIDRPKLRLPDGKKLAVWVILNVEEWRIENAMPRTVLSPPMGQPLLPDVPNWSWHEYGMRAGFWRQFKALTDRNMPVTLALNGNVCNSYPRVASAAREAGFEFMGHGFVQGPMHKLENQADAIKRAVDTIAKFSGKSPRSWESPGLTETEETIDLLRLNGIEYLADWVIDDLPQDIATPHGVMTTVPYSVETNDIVIHALQHLSSEQFLKRCTDQFDRLYLEGATNARIMAISIHPYITGVPHRIKYLEALLDYVIGHDGVALMTASEIGDWYRGEMARL, from the coding sequence GTGGCTTTTACCGATCGCATTCCCTATCTGGCGCAAATCGACCGGCCGAAACTGCGGTTGCCGGACGGCAAGAAGCTCGCGGTATGGGTCATCCTTAACGTCGAGGAGTGGCGGATCGAGAATGCGATGCCGCGAACCGTGCTGAGCCCGCCGATGGGCCAGCCGCTGCTGCCCGATGTGCCCAACTGGTCCTGGCATGAATACGGAATGCGCGCCGGCTTCTGGCGGCAGTTCAAGGCGTTGACGGACCGCAACATGCCGGTGACCCTGGCGTTGAACGGCAATGTCTGCAATTCCTACCCTCGCGTGGCTTCGGCCGCACGCGAAGCCGGCTTTGAGTTCATGGGCCACGGATTTGTTCAGGGCCCCATGCACAAGTTGGAGAACCAGGCCGATGCGATCAAGCGGGCGGTCGACACCATCGCGAAATTCTCAGGCAAATCGCCGAGGTCATGGGAAAGCCCGGGCCTGACCGAAACCGAGGAGACCATCGATCTTTTACGTCTCAACGGTATCGAATATCTGGCCGACTGGGTGATCGACGACCTTCCGCAGGATATCGCAACACCTCACGGCGTCATGACCACGGTTCCATATTCGGTGGAAACCAACGACATCGTGATCCATGCGCTGCAGCATCTCTCTTCCGAACAGTTTTTGAAGCGCTGCACCGATCAGTTCGACCGGCTCTATTTGGAAGGCGCAACCAACGCGCGGATCATGGCGATCTCGATCCACCCGTACATTACCGGCGTGCCGCATCGCATCAAATATCTGGAAGCATTGCTCGACTACGTCATCGGTCACGATGGCGTCGCGCTGATGACCGCCAGCGAGATTGGCGACTGGTATCGCGGGGAAATGGCGAGGCTGTAA
- a CDS encoding TetR/AcrR family transcriptional regulator, with translation MSKKVPPKRARAKQRRLSPDDRRKEFVAKATEFFSEEGFGGGTRDLARRLGVTQPLLYRYFPSKDDLIKEVYRTVYLEPLDASWDKLLSDRSRPLRSRLQEFYSAYTKLIFTRRWLRIYLYSGLKGLDMNRWYVGMVRDKILSRIVRECRHEMGLPAQGKPSAAELELAWVFHGGIFYYGVRKYIYESPVLEDKEQVISDALETFLSGYQRTFASGAARAPVKAVG, from the coding sequence ATGAGCAAGAAAGTCCCGCCCAAGCGTGCTCGTGCCAAGCAGCGGCGGCTTTCCCCGGATGATCGCCGCAAGGAATTCGTCGCCAAGGCGACCGAATTCTTTTCCGAAGAGGGATTTGGCGGCGGCACGCGCGATCTCGCGCGCCGGCTCGGGGTGACCCAGCCGCTGCTCTATCGCTATTTCCCGAGCAAGGACGATCTGATCAAGGAGGTGTACCGCACGGTGTACCTGGAGCCGCTCGATGCCAGCTGGGACAAGCTCTTGTCCGATCGCTCACGGCCCCTGCGCAGCCGGCTGCAGGAATTCTACAGCGCCTATACCAAGCTGATCTTCACGCGCAGATGGCTTCGGATCTATCTTTATTCGGGCCTGAAGGGGCTCGATATGAACCGGTGGTATGTCGGCATGGTCAGGGACAAGATCCTGAGCCGCATTGTCAGGGAATGCCGGCATGAGATGGGGTTGCCTGCGCAAGGCAAGCCGAGCGCGGCCGAACTCGAACTGGCCTGGGTCTTTCACGGCGGAATTTTCTATTACGGGGTCCGCAAATACATCTACGAATCTCCCGTTCTGGAAGACAAAGAGCAGGTGATCAGCGACGCACTGGAAACTTTTCTAAGCGGCTATCAGCGGACGTTCGCATCCGGGGCCGCGCGCGCGCCGGTCAAGGCGGTTGGATAG
- a CDS encoding flavin reductase family protein, which produces MTDAPKHPTNPDPAAELASDSSAIDPRDFRNALGTYATGVTIITATSGDGKPYGLTCNSFASVSLNPPLVLWSLGMFSQGLSIFQNASHFTVNILGASQQALSNKFAKSSEDKFAGVEWTPGLGNAPVLANCVANFQCRAANRYYGGDHIIFLGAVEAYAYNRQEPLLFARGSYGLFSPPDSVPGSNRSS; this is translated from the coding sequence ATGACCGACGCCCCCAAGCACCCGACTAATCCGGATCCGGCCGCCGAACTGGCCAGCGATAGTTCCGCGATCGATCCGCGCGATTTTCGCAACGCGCTGGGCACCTATGCCACCGGTGTCACCATCATCACGGCGACGTCAGGGGATGGAAAGCCGTACGGCCTGACCTGCAATTCGTTTGCCTCGGTATCGCTCAATCCGCCGCTCGTGCTCTGGAGCCTGGGGATGTTTTCGCAAGGATTGAGCATCTTCCAGAACGCCAGCCACTTCACGGTCAATATCCTCGGCGCTTCGCAGCAGGCGCTCTCCAACAAATTCGCAAAGTCCTCGGAAGACAAGTTCGCGGGCGTCGAATGGACGCCGGGGCTTGGCAACGCGCCGGTGCTTGCCAATTGCGTTGCGAATTTCCAGTGCCGCGCCGCCAACCGCTATTATGGCGGTGACCACATCATTTTCTTAGGCGCGGTCGAGGCCTATGCCTATAACCGGCAGGAGCCGCTGCTGTTTGCGCGCGGCAGCTACGGCCTATTTAGCCCGCCTGACAGCGTCCCAGGATCGAACAGGTCGTCATGA
- a CDS encoding acyl-CoA dehydrogenase family protein produces the protein MASVDRTPDTSPAMGPDHDAYLAMIARAKALVPKLRDRASRTEELRRLPPETERDLHDAGLFRVVQPKRVGGSEFDYVALVDCADALGQGDASVAWNFANLASHHWMLGMFDRRAQDEVWGKDANTLIASSFIFPAGRARKVDGGYLLRGSWPFSSGVESCEWNMLASVVSSDDEADGIEYRIFLLNKRDYKVKDTWNAAGLRGTGSNDVEVAGAFVAEHMSVSASDLAGGPTPGSSVNPNALYALPVFSLFPYVLSGVALGNAQACLDDYVEIARHRVSTYNRAKIGDMQSTQIKIAEASAKVDTARLLMRSNCIAAMTDARRYHIPHIAAKTRLRRDGAFSVNLCTEAVSLLFAASGARSLFISGALQRQFRDGHAINSHLAFNFDAAGTNYGRVALGLPSENLTL, from the coding sequence ATGGCAAGTGTTGATCGGACGCCGGACACAAGCCCAGCCATGGGACCGGACCATGATGCCTACCTGGCCATGATCGCGCGCGCCAAAGCGCTCGTTCCGAAACTGCGCGATCGTGCGTCGCGGACCGAGGAGCTGCGGCGCCTGCCGCCGGAGACCGAACGTGACCTGCACGACGCCGGCCTGTTCCGGGTGGTGCAGCCGAAGCGGGTGGGAGGATCCGAATTCGATTATGTCGCGCTGGTCGATTGCGCCGATGCGCTCGGGCAGGGCGATGCGTCGGTGGCCTGGAATTTCGCCAACCTCGCCAGCCACCACTGGATGCTGGGCATGTTCGACAGGCGTGCGCAGGACGAGGTCTGGGGCAAGGATGCCAACACGCTGATCGCATCGTCGTTTATCTTTCCGGCCGGGCGCGCCCGGAAAGTCGATGGCGGATATCTGCTGCGAGGCAGCTGGCCGTTCTCGTCCGGCGTCGAGTCCTGCGAATGGAACATGCTTGCCAGCGTCGTTTCATCCGATGACGAAGCCGATGGGATCGAATACCGGATTTTTCTGCTCAACAAGCGGGACTACAAGGTCAAGGACACCTGGAACGCGGCCGGATTGCGTGGCACCGGATCCAACGACGTCGAAGTCGCGGGCGCCTTTGTCGCGGAGCACATGTCTGTCTCGGCGAGCGATCTCGCCGGCGGCCCGACGCCGGGAAGCAGCGTCAATCCGAACGCGCTTTATGCGCTGCCGGTGTTTTCGCTGTTTCCCTATGTGCTGTCGGGAGTGGCGTTGGGAAATGCGCAAGCCTGTCTCGACGACTATGTCGAAATCGCGCGGCATCGCGTTTCGACCTACAACCGCGCCAAGATCGGCGACATGCAGAGCACGCAGATCAAAATCGCTGAAGCTTCCGCCAAGGTCGATACCGCGCGGCTGCTGATGCGCTCGAACTGCATCGCGGCGATGACGGACGCCCGGCGTTACCACATTCCTCACATCGCGGCCAAAACGCGGTTGCGGCGCGACGGCGCCTTTTCGGTCAATCTCTGCACGGAAGCGGTGTCGCTTTTGTTTGCGGCGAGCGGCGCGCGCAGCCTGTTCATCTCAGGCGCCCTGCAACGCCAGTTCCGCGACGGGCACGCGATCAATTCTCACCTGGCTTTCAATTTCGATGCGGCCGGCACCAATTACGGTCGTGTTGCGCTTGGCTTGCCATCGGAAAACCTGACTCTTTGA
- a CDS encoding VOC family protein, with the protein MKVTGFNHLSIGTKDLAESVKFYETVLGMEAIPSYNFGFKTKYLRCGDLQLHIFELEDQVPFYQHFAVDVDDFHAAYDAAKAMGALDSTAFRNPVNELPDGCVQMYLRDPAGNLIEIDWPDVETLDRSRIPEMKLLTEFAEQDAEGLSASLYLDRPHLKPARRAR; encoded by the coding sequence ATGAAGGTTACCGGCTTCAACCATCTGTCGATCGGTACCAAGGATCTCGCGGAGTCGGTAAAATTCTACGAGACTGTGCTGGGTATGGAGGCCATTCCCAGCTACAATTTTGGTTTCAAGACCAAATATCTCCGCTGCGGCGATCTGCAGTTGCACATCTTCGAACTCGAAGACCAGGTTCCGTTTTATCAGCACTTCGCGGTCGACGTGGATGACTTTCACGCCGCCTATGACGCGGCCAAGGCCATGGGTGCCCTGGATTCGACGGCGTTCCGCAATCCGGTGAACGAGCTTCCGGATGGCTGCGTGCAGATGTATCTGCGCGATCCCGCCGGAAATTTGATCGAGATCGACTGGCCCGATGTCGAGACGCTGGACCGCTCGCGAATTCCCGAGATGAAATTGCTGACTGAATTCGCCGAACAGGATGCGGAAGGACTGTCTGCGTCGCTCTATCTGGATCGGCCGCATCTCAAGCCCGCACGCCGGGCAAGGTAG
- a CDS encoding NAD(P)-dependent oxidoreductase, giving the protein MNKTVGIIGLGIMGSAIAPNLIERGWRVIGFDIDAARRAELSKAGVIIAADATQVARDTPIIMTSLPTPAAVMDVAQTIANSGQPPRIVVELSTLALADKLRFEAILNKAGHIALDCPLSGTGAQAKLRDLVVYASGDSRAIAQCTGLFADFAKQSADLGAFGNGSRMKFVANHLVAIHNVATAEAMVLAERAGLDPKMVVDLVGPGAGGSRMFQMRAPMMVEGVYEPATMKVSTWKKDMAIIAQFADDVGCETPMFTLTQPVYTQAMAMGLGDQDTASVFEVLKKTIITDPKSGAGQ; this is encoded by the coding sequence ATGAACAAGACTGTTGGAATCATTGGCCTCGGCATCATGGGAAGCGCGATCGCGCCCAATCTGATCGAGCGCGGATGGCGGGTGATCGGCTTCGATATCGACGCCGCGCGCCGAGCGGAGCTTTCGAAAGCCGGCGTCATCATTGCGGCGGACGCCACGCAGGTCGCTCGTGACACTCCCATCATCATGACGAGCCTGCCCACGCCCGCCGCGGTCATGGACGTCGCGCAGACGATCGCCAATTCCGGGCAGCCGCCACGGATTGTGGTCGAGCTCAGCACGCTCGCCCTCGCCGACAAGCTTCGCTTCGAGGCTATTCTGAACAAAGCGGGTCACATCGCGCTGGACTGCCCTCTCAGCGGAACCGGCGCGCAGGCGAAGCTTCGCGATCTCGTGGTCTATGCCAGCGGCGACAGCCGCGCCATCGCACAATGCACCGGCCTGTTCGCCGACTTTGCCAAGCAAAGCGCCGATCTCGGCGCATTCGGCAATGGCAGCCGGATGAAATTCGTCGCCAACCATTTGGTCGCGATCCATAATGTCGCCACCGCCGAGGCGATGGTGCTGGCGGAACGCGCCGGGCTTGATCCGAAAATGGTGGTCGATCTGGTCGGTCCGGGTGCGGGCGGCTCGCGGATGTTCCAGATGCGCGCGCCAATGATGGTCGAAGGCGTCTATGAACCCGCAACCATGAAAGTCTCGACCTGGAAAAAGGACATGGCGATCATCGCCCAGTTCGCCGACGATGTCGGCTGTGAAACACCGATGTTTACGCTGACCCAGCCGGTCTACACGCAGGCAATGGCGATGGGATTAGGCGATCAGGACACGGCGTCCGTCTTCGAAGTGTTGAAGAAGACCATTATCACGGATCCCAAATCGGGCGCGGGGCAATAG